One window from the genome of Chroococcidiopsis sp. TS-821 encodes:
- a CDS encoding DUF1517 domain-containing protein: protein MNAWRDRLNRMTGRTRFVVCRIFVHLAGSDVAPLLGILNRTAREAIDAEGDLEVLGEGLVEVCQSLLQYDEYWLSAANEGDVFWDEGEAGDYFNELFTDSAQRYLSEVDLDDADRNEPLSLPVTRNVVVMLTAAFEGEVPELETNLADISALKAGLKALINLHYQDRLRGIQVHFSPAQFGDELTNDQLLQYFPELVPL from the coding sequence ATGAACGCATGGCGCGATCGCTTAAATCGAATGACGGGGCGCACCCGCTTTGTTGTCTGTCGCATCTTTGTTCATCTGGCAGGTTCTGACGTAGCACCGTTGCTAGGAATATTAAATCGTACCGCACGCGAAGCAATTGATGCAGAGGGTGACTTAGAAGTTTTGGGCGAAGGCTTAGTAGAAGTTTGCCAAAGCTTACTGCAATACGATGAATACTGGCTTTCTGCGGCTAATGAGGGCGATGTTTTTTGGGACGAAGGAGAAGCAGGCGACTACTTCAACGAGTTGTTTACTGATTCAGCACAGCGATACTTGAGTGAAGTAGACCTAGACGATGCTGATAGGAATGAACCGCTGTCGCTACCAGTCACGCGCAATGTCGTTGTCATGCTGACTGCGGCTTTTGAAGGCGAAGTTCCCGAATTAGAAACAAATTTAGCAGATATAAGCGCTTTGAAAGCTGGATTGAAAGCATTAATTAATTTGCACTATCAAGACAGACTGCGCGGAATTCAAGTGCATTTTTCGCCAGCGCAATTTGGCGATGAGTTGACGAATGACCAACTGCTGCAATATTTTCCTGAGTTAGTTCCTTTGTAA
- a CDS encoding prephenate/arogenate dehydrogenase, which yields MNIGIVGLGLIGGSLGLDLRAQGYHVLGVSRREQTCEQAIACGAVDSASLDLATLKTTDVVIICTHIAAILPTVQQLIPHLSPKTVLTDVGSVKVPVVEAIAPLWQNFVGGHPMAGKTESGIEAAQKELFVNNPYVLTPIESTPAGAVQIVEEVARSLQAKIYHCRPEDHDRAVSWISHLPVMVSSNLIAACMSESNPEVLTLAQNLASSGFRDTSRVGGGNSELGVMMARYNRQELLRSLNSYRQHLDDLIAIVEQENWEALEQQLKSTHSARPRFLKE from the coding sequence ATGAATATTGGCATTGTCGGACTCGGTTTAATCGGTGGCTCGTTAGGTTTAGATTTAAGAGCGCAAGGATATCATGTTTTGGGTGTGAGTCGTCGCGAACAAACGTGCGAACAAGCGATCGCCTGCGGTGCGGTTGACAGCGCGAGTCTTGACTTGGCGACGCTTAAAACTACCGACGTTGTCATTATCTGTACGCACATCGCGGCAATTTTACCAACCGTACAGCAACTGATTCCGCATCTCTCGCCAAAGACGGTTCTCACCGATGTTGGTTCGGTGAAAGTTCCTGTTGTCGAGGCGATCGCCCCATTGTGGCAAAATTTTGTGGGCGGACACCCGATGGCGGGAAAAACAGAAAGTGGTATTGAAGCTGCACAAAAAGAGTTATTTGTCAACAACCCGTATGTATTAACTCCGATTGAGTCAACCCCAGCGGGTGCGGTACAAATCGTTGAGGAAGTCGCGCGATCGCTACAAGCTAAAATTTATCACTGTCGCCCTGAAGACCATGACCGTGCGGTAAGTTGGATTTCGCATTTACCCGTGATGGTGAGTAGCAATTTAATCGCGGCGTGTATGAGTGAGAGTAACCCTGAAGTTTTAACTTTGGCGCAGAATTTAGCAAGTTCTGGATTTCGCGATACGAGTCGCGTCGGCGGTGGAAATTCAGAATTAGGCGTGATGATGGCACGGTACAATCGTCAAGAACTACTGCGATCGCTAAACTCGTATCGCCAACACCTAGACGACTTGATTGCGATCGTCGAGCAAGAAAACTGGGAAGCATTAGAACAACAACTTAAGTCTACACATTCCGCCCGACCTCGTTTTCTCAAAGAGTAA
- a CDS encoding HhoA/HhoB/HtrA family serine endopeptidase, translating to MQNEPKERSQSNQVHNSSSATRKTSLAAPWRKSASYLSMMLLGAGIAVSGSNLATRLQPSSSVATSPISPAIAAPIPTTDPNFVANVVERVGPAVVRIDASRTVTTRVPDVFDDPFFRRFFGSQIPRTQQRVQQGTGSGFIISSDGRILTNAHVVDGARSVSVVLNDGRRFTGRVLGTDPVTDVAVIKIDADRLPTLTMGNSDQLRPGEFAIAIGNPLGLDNTVTTGIISATGRSSNQVGVADKRVQFIQTDAAINPGNSGGPLLNARGEVIGMNTAILRGAQGLGFAIPINTAQRIASQLIAQGRVEHPYVGIQMVAITPDLRQEINSDPNNGITIAEDRGVLIVRVLPNSPAARAGLRAGDVIRRVNGQDATTAEVVQRAVENTSVGGQLQLEIRRGGRNVNLALNTGAFPAQLQSQN from the coding sequence ATGCAAAACGAACCAAAAGAAAGAAGTCAATCAAACCAAGTCCACAACTCCTCAAGCGCTACGCGAAAAACCTCACTAGCCGCTCCCTGGCGTAAAAGTGCGAGTTACTTATCAATGATGTTGTTAGGAGCAGGTATCGCAGTTTCAGGAAGTAATTTAGCAACGCGACTTCAACCATCGTCGAGTGTTGCAACTTCACCGATTAGCCCTGCGATCGCCGCACCTATCCCCACAACTGACCCCAATTTTGTCGCAAATGTTGTCGAAAGAGTTGGACCTGCGGTCGTGCGGATTGACGCATCGCGCACCGTCACCACTCGCGTTCCTGATGTCTTTGACGATCCGTTTTTCCGTCGATTCTTTGGTTCGCAAATTCCCCGAACGCAACAAAGAGTACAGCAAGGAACAGGCTCAGGGTTCATTATTAGTTCCGATGGACGCATCTTAACGAATGCTCACGTTGTTGATGGTGCGCGGAGTGTGAGTGTCGTTCTCAACGACGGACGCCGCTTTACTGGTAGAGTACTAGGAACCGATCCGGTCACCGATGTTGCTGTGATTAAAATCGACGCCGATCGACTACCAACACTTACAATGGGTAACTCGGATCAACTGCGCCCAGGTGAATTTGCAATCGCGATCGGCAACCCTTTAGGATTAGACAACACGGTAACAACTGGTATCATTAGTGCTACGGGTCGTTCCAGCAATCAAGTTGGTGTTGCTGATAAGCGCGTACAATTTATTCAAACTGACGCCGCAATTAATCCTGGTAACTCTGGTGGACCATTACTAAACGCGCGCGGTGAAGTTATTGGGATGAATACCGCAATTCTGCGCGGCGCTCAAGGCTTAGGCTTTGCAATTCCAATCAACACCGCGCAACGGATTGCGAGTCAATTGATTGCGCAAGGTCGAGTCGAACATCCTTATGTTGGAATTCAGATGGTAGCAATCACCCCTGATTTGCGCCAAGAAATCAATAGTGACCCGAACAACGGTATCACGATCGCCGAAGATCGCGGTGTTTTGATTGTGCGAGTTCTTCCGAATTCTCCTGCTGCTCGTGCTGGATTGCGGGCTGGTGACGTAATTCGTCGTGTTAATGGTCAAGACGCAACAACCGCTGAAGTTGTGCAAAGAGCGGTAGAAAATACAAGTGTCGGGGGACAACTACAACTTGAAATACGTCGTGGTGGTAGAAATGTCAACCTTGCCTTGAATACGGGTGCTTTCCCTGCACAGTTGCAGTCTCAAAATTAA
- a CDS encoding Chromate resistance protein ChrB — MSQQYWNLLIYRVPAQPSTKRVYIWRKLKSWGGLYLQQSVCVLPHREDFQRYLEELKTDILASGGEADLLTVAIDDAEQNTMLIQRFQQQAEEEYQEFLGRCRDFHKELDRERQISNLTFAELDENEAELAKLRSWLPKIRDRDLFDTPIYATVLDALTACEEDFQLFSQQVYDAQGLETGDA; from the coding sequence ATGAGCCAGCAATACTGGAATCTCTTGATCTACCGCGTCCCCGCGCAGCCTTCAACCAAGCGGGTATATATCTGGCGCAAGCTCAAAAGTTGGGGCGGACTTTACCTGCAACAATCGGTCTGCGTTCTTCCTCATCGCGAGGATTTTCAGCGCTATTTAGAAGAGTTAAAGACAGACATTTTAGCAAGTGGTGGCGAAGCAGATTTACTAACGGTTGCGATTGATGACGCTGAACAAAATACGATGCTGATTCAGCGATTTCAGCAGCAAGCAGAGGAGGAATATCAGGAATTTCTGGGGCGCTGCCGAGATTTTCACAAAGAACTGGATCGCGAACGGCAGATCAGTAATTTAACCTTTGCCGAGTTGGATGAGAATGAAGCAGAACTAGCAAAGTTGCGATCGTGGTTGCCGAAAATTCGCGATCGCGATCTGTTTGACACTCCTATCTATGCAACGGTTCTCGATGCTCTTACTGCTTGTGAGGAGGACTTTCAATTGTTTAGTCAACAGGTCTATGATGCCCAAGGCTTGGAAACAGGTGATGCGTAA
- a CDS encoding sodium:calcium antiporter: MAVARRLGLVIILWIGVILVGVAAIVWGAETFAENLGEAAVRLQVSSFALALLLAGAEPEELATTIAATLRGVPAIAFGDAIGSNIAICLVALGVGAIVAPLPFGKQVMRYALFGFPIAVAAVGFIWNGQVTRLEGVILLALYILYIGIIWIVERQPPAMGETGVLEEAAEELAHEKTEKGRVGKELLLVAAGLVAMAIGSVMLVEAVRQITRVEETQTTLALTVVGFATSFELVVLCWSAARQGATEVVVAGVVGSFTYNVTMTVGAAALIRPLTITDASLLHKPAIAMLAALVLVILLATPKKQISRASGWFLVAAYPVLLLGIFLL, from the coding sequence ATGGCAGTAGCCAGGAGGCTAGGGCTTGTGATTATTTTGTGGATAGGAGTAATTCTTGTAGGAGTAGCAGCGATTGTCTGGGGGGCAGAAACGTTTGCCGAAAATTTGGGAGAAGCAGCAGTGCGGTTGCAGGTTAGTAGCTTCGCATTAGCATTACTGTTAGCAGGAGCAGAACCCGAAGAACTAGCAACCACGATCGCCGCAACTTTAAGAGGTGTACCAGCGATCGCATTTGGCGATGCGATCGGGTCAAATATTGCGATTTGTCTCGTGGCGTTAGGCGTCGGGGCAATTGTGGCACCGCTTCCCTTTGGTAAACAAGTTATGCGCTATGCGCTGTTTGGGTTTCCAATTGCTGTAGCGGCGGTAGGTTTTATTTGGAATGGTCAGGTTACGCGACTCGAAGGAGTTATTTTACTAGCCCTCTACATCCTTTATATCGGCATTATCTGGATTGTGGAACGACAGCCGCCAGCCATGGGAGAAACAGGAGTTTTAGAAGAAGCGGCGGAAGAACTGGCGCATGAGAAAACAGAAAAAGGTCGCGTTGGCAAAGAATTGCTGCTAGTAGCAGCGGGTTTGGTCGCAATGGCAATCGGTTCGGTTATGTTAGTCGAGGCAGTGCGGCAGATTACCCGTGTTGAGGAAACTCAAACCACATTGGCGCTTACAGTTGTCGGTTTTGCCACTTCATTTGAGTTGGTCGTTCTCTGTTGGTCTGCGGCGCGTCAAGGAGCCACAGAAGTTGTTGTAGCTGGGGTTGTAGGTTCTTTTACATATAATGTCACTATGACCGTGGGAGCCGCTGCGCTGATTCGTCCTCTCACAATTACTGATGCTTCACTACTGCATAAACCTGCGATCGCCATGCTAGCTGCATTAGTATTAGTTATCTTACTGGCAACCCCAAAAAAGCAAATCAGTCGCGCATCAGGCTGGTTTTTAGTAGCTGCCTATCCGGTATTGTTGCTGGGGATATTTTTGCTTTAA